The following coding sequences lie in one Arachis ipaensis cultivar K30076 chromosome B03, Araip1.1, whole genome shotgun sequence genomic window:
- the LOC107631384 gene encoding probable mannitol dehydrogenase produces MSQEGLTEEKEAMRAYGWAARDSSGILSPLHFTRRANGDTDITIKILYCGICHSDFHMLKNDHAISIYPLVPGHEIVGQVTQVGRQVTKFKVGDVAGVGGIVGTCGTCSNCTQGLETYCPKMILTSSSHYHDGSITYGGFSDNFVVDEHFAVTIPESMPLHATAPLLCAGITVYNPMLHHGLCRPGQHLGVVGLGGLGHLAVKFAKAFGMKVTVISTSSRKKEEAIERLGVDAFLLSHQQQQLQDATGTMDGIIDTVSAPHSVYPLVGLLKTGGNLILVGAPAASSPELPSLPLIMGRKSISGSAGGGMRETQEMIEFAAKHNISADVEVIPMDYVNTAMGRLVNNDVQYRFVIDVANTLDTPRTN; encoded by the exons ATGTCCCAAGAAGGTTTAACAGAAGAAAAGGAAGCAATGCGTGCCTATGGATGGGCTGCAAGAGATTCATCGGGAATTctctcccctttacatttcaccAGACG GGCAAATGGTGATACAGATATCACCATCAAGATACTCTACTGCGGGATTTGCCACTCCGATTTTCATATGCTGAAGAATGATCATGCCATAAGCATCTATCCCTTAGTCCCCGG GCATGAGATTGTGGGGCAAGTGACACAGGTGGGAAGACAAGTTACAAAATTTAAGGTTGGTGATGTGGCTGGTGTGGGTGGCATTGTGGGCACGTGCGGCACGTGTTCCAACTGCACACAGGGCTTGGAAACTTACTGCCCCAAAATGATTCTAACCTCTAGCTCACACTACCATGATGGATCAATAACCTATGGAGGCTTCTCTGATAATTTTGTTGTTGATGAGCACTTTGCCGTCACAATTCCCGAATCTATGCCTCTGCATGCCACAGCCCCTTTGTTGTGTGCTGGAATCACTGTTTACAACCCCATGTTGCACCACGGGCTCTGCAGGCCCGGTCAGCACTTGGGTGTGGTGGGCCTTGGTGGGCTCGGCCATCTGGCTGTTAAGTTTGCCAAGGCTTTTGGTATGAAGGTCACTGTTATAAGCACTTCTTCCCGGAAGAAGGAGGAAGCAATTGAACGTCTTGGTGTGGATGCCTTCTTGCTTAGTCATCAGCAACAACAATTGCAG GATGCAACCGGGACAATGGATGGGATCATTGACACAGTTTCAGCACCTCATTCTGTGTACCCTTTAGTTGGTTTATTGAAGACAGGAGGCAATTTGATATTGGTGGGTGCACCTGCAGCCTCATCTCCTGAATTACCGTCTCTGCCACTCATTATGG GGAGGAAGTCAATAAGTGGGAGTGCAGGTGGAGGAATGAGAGAGACACAAGAGATGATTGAATTTGCGGCAAAGCACAATATTAGTGCAGATGTGGAAGTTATTCCCATGGATTATGTGAACACTGCTATGGGTAGACTTGTCAACAATGATGTTCAATATCGATTCGTCATTGATGTAGCAAATACTTTGGACACTCCACGcactaactaa